In Modestobacter versicolor, a single genomic region encodes these proteins:
- a CDS encoding alpha/beta fold hydrolase, with product MPGERHVIESVGGVHVTYRRWLPGGDARATVQVVHGASEHSGRYDRLAAALTARGLAVYAMDLRGHGRTAEGTGTGRFGAPGVSGVLDDVRALHLVAAEQHPGVPRLLVGHSMGSVIALAAAEQDGGDLAGLVLSGPLGVDPDLVDTVSALEAALAAGRGDQPLDALGAFNASFEPARTPYDWLSRDEAEVDAYLADPLSGDDMPLTHAYAAGVFGLNVRATSPEGVAELPAGLPVLLLSGQRDPVGGVDAGQVTALAGLLRDRGLPVEQHVYPDARHEVFNETNRDEVVADLLRWTDARI from the coding sequence ATGCCCGGAGAGCGGCACGTCATCGAGAGCGTCGGCGGGGTGCACGTCACCTACCGGCGCTGGCTGCCCGGCGGCGACGCCCGGGCCACCGTCCAGGTGGTGCACGGCGCGTCCGAGCACTCCGGCCGGTACGACCGGCTGGCCGCCGCCCTCACCGCGCGCGGCCTGGCGGTCTACGCCATGGACCTCCGCGGCCACGGCCGGACGGCGGAGGGCACCGGCACCGGCCGGTTCGGCGCCCCCGGCGTCTCCGGCGTGCTGGACGACGTCCGGGCGCTGCACCTGGTCGCCGCGGAGCAGCACCCCGGCGTGCCCCGGCTGCTGGTCGGGCACTCGATGGGCTCGGTCATCGCACTCGCCGCGGCGGAGCAGGACGGCGGCGACCTCGCCGGGCTGGTGCTCTCCGGCCCGCTCGGCGTCGACCCGGACCTGGTGGACACCGTCTCCGCCCTGGAGGCCGCGCTGGCCGCCGGGCGCGGGGACCAGCCGCTGGACGCGCTCGGTGCCTTCAACGCCTCCTTCGAGCCGGCCCGCACCCCCTACGACTGGCTGTCCCGTGACGAGGCCGAGGTGGACGCCTACCTCGCCGACCCGCTGAGCGGCGACGACATGCCGCTGACCCACGCCTACGCGGCCGGCGTCTTCGGGCTGAACGTCCGGGCGACCAGCCCCGAGGGAGTGGCCGAGCTGCCCGCCGGGCTGCCCGTGCTGCTGCTGTCGGGTCAGCGCGACCCGGTCGGCGGCGTCGACGCCGGCCAGGTCACCGCGCTCGCCGGGCTGCTCCGGGACCGTGGGCTGCCGGTCGAGCAGCACGTCTACCCCGACGCCCGGCACGAGGTGTTCAACGAGACCAACCGGGACGAGGTCGTCGCCGACCTGCTCCGCTGGACCGACGCCCGGATCTGA
- a CDS encoding Bug family tripartite tricarboxylate transporter substrate binding protein, whose translation MPLSRRNFLAGAVAAPALAALSACAGTVVQPGDLSRLRMMVPASPGGGWDTTARTLQRVIQQAGVARNVQVFNVEGAGGTIGLGQLAREDDDALLMMMGLVMVGAIDTNDSTTRLDDVTPIAQLIAETELIVVPAESPYDDLASFVEAWAADPRGTPIAGGSAGGTDQILAGLLAQAAGIDPEQVNYIPYSGGGESLSALLGNQVAAGISGTADYGAQVTSGTLKGLAVSTAERSGQVPDVPTIIESGFDVEVTNWRGLMARPGMTADARDDLIAVVQDAHDTDEWAEALENNGWLDTFQTGDEYGDFLAEEETRVRQVLTEIGLIP comes from the coding sequence GTGCCGTTGAGCCGCAGGAACTTCCTCGCCGGAGCCGTCGCCGCACCCGCCCTGGCGGCGCTGTCCGCCTGCGCCGGCACCGTCGTCCAGCCCGGTGACCTCTCCCGGCTGCGGATGATGGTCCCGGCCAGCCCCGGCGGCGGCTGGGACACCACCGCGCGCACCCTGCAGCGGGTCATCCAGCAGGCCGGTGTCGCCCGCAACGTGCAGGTCTTCAACGTCGAGGGCGCCGGCGGCACGATCGGCCTGGGGCAGCTGGCCCGCGAGGACGACGACGCGCTGTTGATGATGATGGGCCTGGTCATGGTGGGCGCCATCGACACCAACGACTCCACCACCCGGCTCGACGACGTCACCCCGATCGCCCAGCTGATCGCGGAGACCGAGCTGATCGTCGTGCCGGCCGAGTCGCCCTACGACGACCTCGCCTCCTTCGTCGAGGCCTGGGCCGCCGACCCGCGCGGCACACCGATCGCCGGTGGCTCGGCCGGTGGCACCGACCAGATCCTGGCCGGGCTGCTGGCGCAGGCGGCCGGCATCGACCCCGAGCAGGTCAACTACATCCCGTACTCCGGGGGCGGTGAGTCGCTGTCGGCGCTGCTCGGCAACCAGGTCGCCGCCGGCATCTCCGGCACCGCCGACTACGGCGCCCAGGTCACCTCCGGCACGCTGAAGGGCCTCGCCGTGTCCACGGCCGAGCGGTCCGGGCAGGTGCCCGACGTCCCGACGATCATCGAGTCCGGGTTCGACGTCGAGGTGACCAACTGGCGCGGGCTGATGGCCAGGCCCGGCATGACCGCCGACGCCCGCGACGACCTGATCGCCGTGGTGCAGGACGCGCACGACACCGACGAGTGGGCCGAGGCGCTGGAGAACAACGGCTGGCTGGACACCTTCCAGACCGGTGACGAGTACGGCGACTTCCTCGCCGAGGAGGAGACCCGCGTGCGCCAGGTCCTGACCGAGATCGGGCTGATCCCGTGA
- a CDS encoding universal stress protein, producing the protein MATVVVGHVPSPRGAAALEHGLQEARRRGARLVVVNSSRGDALVDPEYLQGDALRRLEDQLATSGVPFEVRQPVGRDVAEELSQVTAETGAELLVIGIRHRSAVGKLLMGSAAQRILLDVDCPVLAVKTPPSS; encoded by the coding sequence ATGGCAACGGTCGTCGTGGGGCACGTGCCCAGCCCGCGTGGTGCTGCCGCGCTGGAGCACGGGCTGCAGGAGGCCCGCCGCCGGGGCGCCCGGCTGGTGGTCGTCAACAGCTCCCGGGGTGACGCGCTCGTCGACCCGGAGTACCTGCAGGGCGACGCGCTGCGCCGGCTGGAGGACCAGCTGGCCACCTCGGGGGTGCCGTTCGAGGTGCGCCAGCCGGTCGGCCGGGACGTCGCCGAGGAGCTGTCCCAGGTGACCGCGGAGACCGGCGCCGAGCTGCTGGTCATCGGCATCCGGCACCGGTCGGCGGTCGGCAAGCTGCTGATGGGCAGCGCCGCCCAGCGGATCCTGCTGGACGTCGACTGCCCGGTGCTCGCGGTCAAGACACCGCCGTCGTCCTGA
- a CDS encoding tripartite tricarboxylate transporter permease: MAIDELLGGFADALTPLNLLFALLGVLLGTAVGVLPGIGPAMTVALLLPATYVLEPTSALIMFAGIYYGGMYGGSTTSILLNTPGESSSIMTALEGNRMAKAGRGSAALATAAIGSFVAGTIATLLLALVAPTVVDLAIGVTPADYFALAVIAFVAVATVLGSSPLRGLAALCLGLYLGLVGTDVLTGQERFTLGVPQLSDGIDVVVVAVALFAVGEALYVASRLRRGAVQVIDHKGNWMTRDDFRRSWKPWLRGTAFGFPFGALPAGGAEIPTFLSYATERKLTKHPEEFGKGAIEGVAGPEAANNAAAAGVLVPLLTLGIPTSATAAIILAAFQGYGIQPGPTLLTTEGPLVWALIASLLIGNAMLLVLNLPLVGLWVKLLRIPRPYLYAGILMFASLGSFAVNADPLDLVLLLVLGLLGFLMRRYGWPVAPAVIGLILGPIAETNLRRALAISGGDLGVLVDSWFSRIVLFLALVALVGPIVLRLVKGRRSTPAEVQADGRLEHRDRDQAVRTGADREDWGASDG; encoded by the coding sequence ATGGCCATCGACGAACTGCTCGGCGGTTTCGCCGACGCGCTCACCCCGCTGAACCTGCTGTTCGCCCTGCTGGGCGTGCTGCTGGGCACCGCCGTCGGCGTGCTGCCCGGCATCGGCCCGGCGATGACGGTCGCACTGCTGCTGCCGGCCACCTACGTGCTGGAGCCGACCAGCGCGCTGATCATGTTCGCCGGCATCTACTACGGCGGCATGTACGGCGGGTCGACGACGTCGATCCTGCTCAACACCCCGGGTGAGTCCAGCTCGATCATGACCGCGCTCGAGGGCAACCGGATGGCCAAGGCCGGGCGGGGCTCGGCGGCCCTGGCCACCGCGGCCATCGGCTCCTTCGTGGCCGGCACCATCGCCACCCTGCTGCTCGCGCTGGTCGCCCCCACCGTCGTCGACCTGGCCATCGGCGTCACCCCGGCCGACTACTTCGCGCTGGCGGTGATCGCCTTCGTCGCCGTCGCCACCGTGCTCGGTTCCTCCCCGCTGCGCGGCCTCGCCGCGCTGTGCCTGGGCCTCTACCTGGGGCTGGTCGGCACCGACGTCCTCACCGGTCAGGAGCGGTTCACCCTCGGCGTCCCGCAGCTGTCCGACGGCATCGACGTCGTGGTGGTCGCGGTCGCGCTCTTCGCGGTCGGCGAGGCGCTCTACGTGGCCTCCCGGCTGCGCCGCGGCGCCGTCCAGGTGATCGACCACAAGGGCAACTGGATGACCAGGGACGACTTCCGCCGCTCGTGGAAGCCGTGGCTGCGCGGCACCGCGTTCGGCTTCCCGTTCGGTGCGCTGCCGGCCGGCGGTGCGGAGATCCCGACGTTCCTCTCCTACGCGACCGAGCGGAAGCTCACCAAGCACCCGGAGGAGTTCGGCAAGGGCGCCATCGAGGGCGTCGCCGGCCCGGAGGCGGCCAACAACGCCGCGGCCGCCGGCGTGCTGGTGCCGCTGCTCACCCTGGGCATCCCGACCTCGGCCACCGCCGCGATCATCCTGGCCGCCTTCCAGGGCTACGGCATCCAGCCCGGGCCGACGCTGCTCACCACCGAGGGGCCGCTGGTCTGGGCGCTGATCGCCTCGCTGCTGATCGGCAACGCGATGCTGCTGGTGCTGAACCTGCCGCTGGTCGGGCTGTGGGTGAAGCTGCTGCGCATCCCGCGGCCCTACCTCTACGCGGGCATCCTGATGTTCGCCTCGCTGGGCTCCTTCGCGGTGAACGCCGACCCGCTGGACCTGGTGCTGCTGCTGGTCCTCGGCCTGCTCGGCTTCCTGATGCGCCGGTACGGCTGGCCGGTCGCCCCGGCGGTCATCGGCCTCATCCTCGGGCCCATCGCCGAGACCAACCTGCGCCGCGCGCTGGCGATCAGCGGCGGCGACCTCGGCGTGCTGGTGGACAGCTGGTTCAGCCGGATCGTGCTGTTCCTGGCACTGGTGGCCCTGGTCGGGCCGATCGTGCTGCGGTTGGTGAAGGGCCGCCGGTCGACGCCGGCGGAGGTGCAGGCCGACGGTCGGCTCGAGCACCGCGACCGGGACCAGGCCGTCCGCACGGGCGCCGACCGGGAGGACTGGGGGGCGTCGGACGGATGA
- a CDS encoding tripartite tricarboxylate transporter TctB family protein, with the protein MSTAAGHPSDPPAGQPAESPAGEPVQQHVQQPTRPERNTGELVMAALLAALGVYLLIDAGAIAVPGSSNTVGPRFFPYAVGGLTVLTGAALAIRALRGDRGPSDDSEDVDPDAPTDWRAVAIIAVAFVAHALLINVVGWPLAVALMFAAVAWALGAVGTVRPFLIGLLVSCIVWVIFVKALNVALPGGTVLEFVTDWI; encoded by the coding sequence GTGAGCACCGCCGCCGGGCACCCGAGCGACCCGCCGGCGGGTCAGCCGGCCGAGTCACCGGCCGGGGAGCCGGTCCAGCAGCACGTCCAGCAGCCGACCCGGCCGGAGCGGAACACCGGCGAGCTGGTGATGGCCGCGCTGCTCGCCGCGCTCGGGGTCTACCTGCTCATCGACGCCGGGGCCATCGCCGTCCCGGGCTCGTCGAACACCGTCGGCCCGCGGTTCTTCCCCTACGCCGTCGGCGGGCTGACCGTGCTCACCGGGGCCGCGCTGGCGATCCGCGCGCTCCGCGGTGACCGCGGGCCCTCCGACGACAGCGAGGACGTCGACCCCGACGCCCCCACCGACTGGCGCGCGGTCGCGATCATCGCCGTGGCCTTCGTCGCCCACGCCCTGCTGATCAACGTCGTCGGCTGGCCGCTGGCGGTGGCGCTGATGTTCGCCGCGGTGGCCTGGGCGCTCGGGGCGGTCGGCACCGTCCGGCCGTTCCTGATCGGGCTGCTGGTCAGCTGCATCGTCTGGGTCATCTTCGTGAAGGCGCTCAACGTGGCGCTGCCCGGCGGCACCGTCCTCGAGTTCGTGACGGACTGGATCTGA